In Pedobacter sp. W3I1, one DNA window encodes the following:
- a CDS encoding TraG family conjugative transposon ATPase: MVKQKEFRVPYLGIDISAELDILYGLNGEFSVLIDITNPVLRFGGDPRAYNNFHELFVNLARIIGEGHVIQKQDIIYKAEYQYRAAGEYLQDSYNRHFEGRPYVKLQTVLTITRQVKKGAFFVHDKKSLAEFKITVAKVMGMLGTSGMEPRLLKEREINIFIMKIMAMRFGEESISLDNYHPTDTEVNIGARSFRCIPLINIDQVDLPAMLPTFGKLSDKESLEGFPTDILSFLFKVPNCSSILYNQILEIPSQTMTVRQMELKRKRHSGIPDPANNLCVEDISLLLDEVARDGRLLINAHFNIIVCAEKPLLNRAYNYIESSLFRAGIIPSRNAYNQLELFRTALPGNAAELRKYDWFLTTAEAAICLFLKESLPRDEQSGFLVRFTDRAGIPIAIDPADLPMSTGRITNRNKFVLGPSGTGKSFFMNSLSEQYLLYNMDIVIIDTGHSYSGLSQYAGGRYITYSDNSPITMNPFAISKEEYNIEKKEFILVLILVCLKGPEGDASQLERDVISEVITSYYAKWFSMGESSGIKKLNLDSFYAYAMEKIPMIMKENTVPFDFEGFRFIMRKFCSGGEFGTILNEDADKSLLNERLIVFEIDSIKENALLFAIVTLNIMDIFVQKMRYRNFQRKSLVIEEAWKAISSPLMVGFLIYVDKTVRKFWGELILVTQDLADVVGNAIVKDTIISSSDTIILLDQAKFRDNYDEVAAMLSISQSERNKIFSVNQLDNHEGRSPFKEVYIRRGGVGEVYGVEASLPQYLTYTTEKPEKLAVENYLSRFGSYSDALEAFIGDFKGSNLSLGDFVKQVNSSASGQ; this comes from the coding sequence ATGGTAAAACAAAAAGAATTTAGGGTACCCTATCTGGGTATTGATATCAGTGCAGAACTCGACATTTTATATGGGCTTAACGGGGAGTTTTCCGTGCTGATCGATATTACCAATCCTGTGCTCAGGTTTGGTGGCGATCCCAGGGCTTATAATAATTTTCATGAGCTCTTCGTCAACCTCGCCCGGATCATCGGGGAAGGCCACGTAATCCAGAAGCAAGATATAATCTATAAGGCCGAGTATCAGTATCGAGCAGCCGGTGAATACCTGCAGGACAGTTATAACAGGCACTTTGAAGGAAGGCCATACGTAAAACTCCAGACGGTACTGACCATCACCAGACAGGTGAAAAAAGGAGCATTTTTTGTGCACGATAAAAAGTCGCTGGCTGAGTTTAAGATCACCGTTGCAAAGGTTATGGGGATGCTGGGCACTTCCGGAATGGAGCCGAGGCTGTTGAAAGAAAGAGAGATCAACATATTTATCATGAAGATCATGGCGATGAGGTTCGGCGAGGAAAGTATTTCACTTGACAATTATCATCCCACCGATACTGAAGTAAATATCGGAGCGCGTTCTTTCCGCTGCATACCGCTGATCAATATTGATCAGGTCGATCTGCCTGCGATGCTACCGACGTTTGGAAAGCTTTCAGACAAAGAGAGCCTAGAGGGATTCCCTACGGATATCCTTTCATTTCTTTTTAAAGTGCCAAATTGTTCTTCTATTCTTTACAACCAGATCCTCGAAATCCCTTCGCAGACCATGACCGTCCGGCAGATGGAGCTTAAGCGGAAACGGCACAGTGGGATACCCGACCCTGCGAATAATCTCTGTGTGGAGGATATCTCTTTATTACTGGATGAGGTGGCCAGGGACGGCAGGTTACTGATCAATGCACATTTTAATATCATCGTGTGCGCAGAAAAACCTTTGCTGAACAGGGCCTATAACTATATAGAAAGTTCGTTGTTCCGTGCCGGGATCATTCCGAGCAGGAATGCCTATAACCAGCTCGAACTTTTCAGGACGGCGCTGCCTGGCAATGCCGCAGAGCTGCGGAAGTATGACTGGTTTCTGACCACTGCCGAAGCTGCGATATGCCTTTTTCTAAAGGAGAGTCTTCCCAGGGATGAACAGTCAGGTTTTCTTGTCCGTTTTACCGATAGGGCGGGTATACCAATAGCGATCGACCCTGCGGATCTGCCGATGTCTACCGGAAGGATCACAAACCGGAATAAATTCGTTCTTGGTCCGTCTGGTACTGGTAAGTCCTTTTTCATGAATTCCCTGAGCGAACAGTATCTATTGTACAATATGGATATCGTCATCATTGATACAGGTCATTCCTATTCAGGGCTGAGCCAATATGCCGGTGGCAGGTATATCACTTATAGCGATAACAGTCCCATAACGATGAACCCTTTTGCCATTAGTAAGGAAGAGTACAATATTGAAAAGAAGGAATTTATACTGGTTTTGATCCTCGTCTGCCTAAAAGGGCCGGAAGGTGATGCCAGCCAACTGGAAAGAGATGTGATCTCCGAAGTGATTACTTCTTACTATGCAAAATGGTTTTCGATGGGGGAATCTTCAGGGATCAAAAAACTCAATCTTGATTCTTTTTATGCTTATGCAATGGAAAAGATCCCAATGATCATGAAGGAGAATACTGTTCCTTTTGATTTTGAAGGTTTCCGTTTTATCATGCGCAAATTCTGCAGTGGTGGAGAATTCGGTACCATTCTCAACGAGGATGCCGATAAATCCCTGTTGAATGAGCGGTTGATCGTGTTTGAAATTGATAGTATTAAGGAAAATGCCTTACTTTTTGCGATCGTCACGCTCAATATAATGGATATTTTCGTTCAGAAAATGAGATACCGCAATTTTCAGCGAAAATCATTGGTCATAGAGGAAGCGTGGAAAGCCATTTCATCCCCGTTGATGGTAGGTTTTCTGATCTACGTTGATAAAACGGTCAGAAAGTTCTGGGGAGAACTGATATTGGTGACCCAGGACCTTGCAGATGTTGTTGGCAATGCAATAGTGAAAGATACCATTATAAGCAGTTCGGATACCATAATCCTGCTCGATCAGGCCAAATTCCGGGACAATTATGATGAGGTTGCAGCAATGCTCTCTATTTCTCAAAGTGAAAGGAACAAGATTTTTAGTGTCAATCAGCTGGACAACCATGAAGGTCGAAGCCCCTTCAAGGAAGTATATATCAGAAGGGGGGGGGTTGGAGAAGTTTATGGTGTAGAGGCTTCGCTTCCCCAATACCTGACCTATACCACCGAGAAACCTGAAAAACTAGCGGTGGAAAACTACCTTTCAAGGTTCGGTTCCTATTCTGATGCGCTCGAAGCCTTTATAGGCGATTTTAAAGGTTCCAATCTTTCCCTCGGGGATTTCGTTAAACAGGTCAATTCGTCCGCTTCCGGGCAATAA
- a CDS encoding relaxase/mobilization nuclease domain-containing protein, whose product MIVKILSSSATFAGVRYNHEKMRSGKGELLKIWNFGSLMGLDKIGPQDYINYLKAVSAVNKRINKPQFHAVISVKGKTTSKQELLDTAEKWMAKMGYGENPYLVIFHNDTENNHVHIVSTRIDKNGKKISSAFEKLRSVRALSNVVKWEQADKARLDKLLKYSFTTVAQVRTLLERSGFDVRFEKEKMEVSQSGKLTSTLKITDIESLCSGQGNDKNRCRQLKAIFSKILNERLSKQDLLSPKSDIRFELQGFSRMVKKKTGAELIFHSKDNKIPYGYTIIDHPSKSVMKGSEVMHLRDIISFLNLEYQNDMVTLGYRISLADPAVEVNYILSGLESAGFYEEPIRTLDLQEDIDDEAILGRNRQRKGKARTNTR is encoded by the coding sequence ATGATCGTAAAGATACTCAGCTCTTCTGCAACTTTTGCCGGGGTAAGATATAACCATGAGAAGATGCGATCCGGCAAGGGGGAGCTTTTAAAGATATGGAACTTCGGTAGTCTGATGGGGCTGGACAAAATTGGTCCACAGGATTATATCAATTATCTGAAAGCGGTATCAGCGGTAAACAAAAGGATAAATAAACCTCAGTTCCATGCGGTGATCTCGGTAAAGGGTAAAACAACATCAAAACAAGAACTTTTGGATACCGCCGAAAAATGGATGGCGAAAATGGGCTACGGTGAAAATCCATATCTGGTGATCTTTCACAACGATACGGAAAACAACCATGTACATATCGTGTCAACAAGAATCGATAAGAATGGCAAGAAGATCTCTTCGGCCTTTGAAAAACTCCGATCAGTCCGGGCACTATCCAATGTCGTGAAGTGGGAGCAAGCTGATAAAGCCAGGCTTGATAAGTTGCTTAAATATAGTTTTACTACTGTTGCACAGGTGCGTACCCTTTTGGAAAGATCAGGATTTGATGTCCGTTTTGAAAAAGAAAAAATGGAAGTATCCCAGTCTGGAAAATTGACCTCCACATTAAAGATCACAGATATTGAATCTTTATGCAGTGGCCAGGGGAATGATAAGAACAGGTGTAGGCAGCTAAAGGCTATTTTTTCAAAAATCCTGAACGAACGCTTATCAAAGCAGGATCTTTTGTCGCCAAAATCTGATATCAGATTTGAACTGCAAGGATTTTCAAGGATGGTCAAAAAGAAGACAGGTGCTGAACTGATTTTTCACAGTAAGGACAATAAAATTCCCTATGGATATACCATCATAGACCATCCCAGTAAATCGGTGATGAAAGGTTCCGAAGTGATGCACCTTAGGGATATCATTTCGTTTTTGAATCTTGAGTATCAAAATGACATGGTGACTCTGGGCTACAGGATATCTCTTGCAGACCCTGCCGTTGAGGTCAATTATATTCTTTCTGGGTTGGAGAGTGCGGGTTTCTACGAAGAGCCAATCAGGACGCTTGATCTCCAGGAAGATATCGATGATGAGGCCATTCTTGGTCGCAACCGTCAGCGCAAGGGCAAGGCCCGTACAAATACCCGTTAA
- a CDS encoding DUF4134 family protein, giving the protein MKARCLMFMVICMLTWTAAGAQPGIAEMGEARSFIRESFFSMRDLSLVLAALISIIGAIHVYHKMQMGKDVSADIPAWFFSALFIIVIHIVLVHVFGL; this is encoded by the coding sequence ATGAAAGCTAGATGTTTGATGTTCATGGTCATCTGTATGCTGACCTGGACGGCGGCTGGTGCCCAGCCCGGAATCGCAGAAATGGGAGAAGCAAGGAGTTTTATCAGGGAGTCATTTTTTTCCATGAGGGATCTCTCACTCGTATTGGCCGCGCTGATCTCGATCATTGGCGCAATCCATGTATACCACAAAATGCAAATGGGCAAAGATGTGAGCGCGGATATCCCGGCATGGTTCTTTTCTGCACTGTTCATTATCGTCATCCACATCGTGCTGGTGCACGTCTTCGGACTCTGA
- a CDS encoding DUF4134 domain-containing protein — protein MKKIKNLRFIIFLYLCTINGYVMAQSGVNGLNTATSTLKTYVDPATNIALVIGGLVGIVGGIRVYSKWNSGDQDINKELMGWGGSCLFLVLSSLIVKAFFGL, from the coding sequence ATGAAAAAGATCAAAAATTTAAGGTTTATTATTTTTTTATACCTGTGTACCATCAACGGATATGTTATGGCGCAGAGCGGGGTGAACGGCCTGAACACCGCTACCAGTACGCTCAAGACCTATGTAGATCCGGCGACCAATATTGCCCTTGTGATCGGTGGACTGGTCGGCATTGTTGGTGGCATCCGCGTATATTCCAAGTGGAACAGCGGTGATCAGGATATTAACAAGGAGCTGATGGGCTGGGGAGGCTCCTGTCTCTTTCTGGTTCTTTCCTCTCTTATCGTTAAGGCTTTTTTCGGGCTGTAA
- the mobC gene encoding plasmid mobilization relaxosome protein MobC → MEGKKKQVGRPYLENGKRNRKISVRFSEEEFSTIVSLERLLGLKRTDIIRKRVLEVSLPLIFDGRSVLASIDQIGLELSRTGNNINQLARYANILNKQRVLSPVIFTRYSKELDKHSLLLKSLNLEIRRMLRLMGS, encoded by the coding sequence ATGGAAGGAAAGAAAAAACAGGTCGGAAGGCCTTATCTTGAAAATGGTAAGAGAAACAGAAAGATTAGTGTTAGGTTTTCGGAGGAAGAATTCAGCACTATTGTGTCATTGGAAAGGCTTCTTGGGCTGAAAAGGACTGATATCATCAGAAAAAGGGTGCTTGAGGTCAGTTTGCCATTAATTTTCGATGGGCGTTCAGTTTTGGCTAGCATTGATCAGATAGGACTGGAACTTTCCAGAACCGGAAATAATATTAATCAGCTGGCCAGGTACGCTAATATACTGAACAAGCAGCGGGTCCTCTCTCCGGTAATCTTTACCCGGTATAGTAAAGAGCTTGATAAACATTCGCTTCTTTTAAAAAGTCTCAACCTGGAAATCAGAAGAATGTTGAGGTTGATGGGCAGCTAA
- a CDS encoding plasmid transfer protein: MERLFPVYRGLQRPLTYKGFKGRFIYWGVGILLLSLVTGALAMAFINMYVGAVFMLTLIIGGFFYIGICQKKGLHSKTRSNGIYLQTNHLSKINLYGKTKRI; encoded by the coding sequence ATGGAAAGGCTTTTTCCGGTCTACAGGGGGCTTCAGCGGCCGCTGACTTATAAAGGTTTTAAGGGACGTTTTATTTATTGGGGTGTTGGCATACTGCTGCTCTCGCTAGTCACCGGTGCGCTGGCCATGGCATTTATCAATATGTATGTGGGGGCGGTATTTATGCTCACGCTGATCATAGGCGGTTTTTTCTACATCGGTATCTGCCAGAAAAAGGGGCTGCACAGCAAGACCCGTTCAAATGGGATTTATCTCCAGACCAACCACCTTTCAAAAATCAATCTTTATGGTAAAACAAAAAGAATTTAG
- a CDS encoding ParA family protein, which produces MLIIIGNQKGGAGKSTLTLLLANFLTLVKKRKVTVIDMDYQQSLAQKYEKAKLAETPEHYEIIAAGLEHFPSMYTVLSQSREHIVIIDLPGKLDDDGLIPVFSSADLVLCPFSYDEFSFDSTVLFSVVLKKINPSGHLVFIPNRVKGNVRYDIATEVEEQLSRFGKITAPISDRVDFQRADTTQTPLSLFPVIVPVFDQIYTDHIEATGVTP; this is translated from the coding sequence ATGCTAATTATTATTGGAAACCAAAAGGGAGGGGCGGGGAAAAGTACGCTCACCCTTTTACTGGCCAACTTTTTAACGTTGGTCAAAAAGCGGAAGGTGACCGTGATCGATATGGACTATCAGCAGTCGCTTGCGCAGAAATACGAAAAGGCCAAACTGGCTGAAACGCCTGAACACTATGAGATCATCGCCGCCGGACTTGAACATTTTCCTTCCATGTATACGGTTCTCAGCCAGAGCAGAGAACATATCGTGATCATTGACTTGCCCGGGAAATTGGATGATGACGGGCTTATCCCGGTATTCAGCTCAGCGGATCTGGTACTGTGCCCGTTTTCTTATGATGAGTTCAGCTTCGATTCGACTGTTCTTTTTTCGGTCGTTCTGAAAAAGATCAACCCATCAGGGCACCTGGTGTTTATCCCAAACCGTGTCAAAGGAAATGTAAGGTATGATATAGCGACTGAAGTAGAAGAACAGCTTTCCAGGTTTGGAAAAATAACTGCTCCCATTTCAGACCGCGTGGATTTCCAGCGGGCCGATACCACTCAGACACCCTTATCCCTTTTTCCGGTCATCGTTCCTGTATTTGATCAGATTTATACAGATCACATCGAAGCAACCGGAGTTACACCTTAA